In Alkalihalobacillus sp. TS-13, the following are encoded in one genomic region:
- a CDS encoding GvpL/GvpF family gas vesicle protein, with protein MAHLIYLYGLIPTTEATGKSFPSFKGFDGESELYTIQLNNITAVVCNLDSKEYSAENIKEKIDSDMEWLQDKAFHHHETLVALYKEYTIIPLKFCTIYKNEQSLQGKIEASKSKIEQTFKTLEGNEEWNLKIYCDDEKLKQDVSKNNTEIEAKRKEISFLTPGRQFFEKKKIDELIESELENEKNRVCEGLHEKLKTFAIQAEVKRNWSKDVTGLKENMTWNSVFLLPVYKVDSYLEEVKRLEEELRETGWRFEASGPWPAYHFSSFS; from the coding sequence ATGGCTCATCTTATCTATTTATACGGCTTAATTCCAACAACAGAAGCAACAGGAAAATCATTTCCATCGTTTAAAGGTTTTGACGGTGAATCAGAGCTTTACACGATTCAGCTCAACAATATCACCGCGGTTGTATGTAACCTTGATTCTAAAGAGTATTCCGCAGAAAACATCAAAGAAAAAATAGACAGTGACATGGAATGGCTGCAGGACAAGGCATTCCATCATCATGAAACACTTGTCGCATTATATAAGGAATATACAATCATACCTTTGAAATTCTGCACGATTTATAAAAATGAACAAAGCTTGCAAGGGAAAATCGAGGCAAGTAAAAGTAAGATTGAACAAACCTTCAAAACACTTGAGGGAAATGAAGAATGGAACCTTAAAATCTATTGCGATGATGAGAAATTGAAGCAGGATGTAAGCAAAAACAATACCGAAATAGAAGCGAAACGAAAAGAAATCAGTTTCCTGACTCCAGGAAGGCAATTTTTCGAAAAGAAAAAAATCGATGAGTTGATTGAATCGGAACTTGAAAATGAGAAAAACCGTGTATGTGAAGGATTGCATGAAAAGCTTAAGACATTTGCCATTCAAGCAGAAGTCAAAAGAAACTGGAGCAAAGACGTCACAGGTCTAAAAGAAAACATGACTTGGAACAGTGTATTTTTGCTTCCGGTCTATAAAGTTGATTCCTATCTAGAAGAAGTCAAACGTTTAGAAGAGGAATTAAGAGAGACAGGTTGGAGATTTGAAGCATCAGGACCTTGGCCTGCTTATCATTTTTCCAGCTTTTCGTAA